A genome region from Brassica oleracea var. oleracea cultivar TO1000 chromosome C2, BOL, whole genome shotgun sequence includes the following:
- the LOC106327582 gene encoding acetolactate synthase small subunit 1, chloroplastic, with protein sequence MAATTTAAASLACAHFLNQNKLYAFPAKTSVQVSQIIDGRKMRSATLFSAASTDKAITTAQSVSSTACDRVRRHTISVFVGDESGIINRIAGVFARRGYNIESLAVGLNEDKAMFTIVVLGTDKVLQQVVEQLNKLVNVIKVEDLSKEPHVERELMLIKLNADPTTRSEIMWLVDIFRAKVVDTSDHTLTIEVTGDPGKMVALTANLEKFGIKEVARTGKIALRREKMGETAPFWRFSAGSYPHLVNQSSHETVAENTKRALTGGNGTASSGGDVYPVEPYNDFKPVLDAHWGVVYDEDSDGLRSHTLSILVANVPGVLNLITGAISRRGYNIQSLAVGPAEKEGLSRITTVIPGTDENIDKLVRQLQKLIDLHEVQNITHMPFAERELMLIKVAAHTSARRDVLDIAQVFRAKAIDVSDHTITLEVTGDIRKMAALQTQLEVYGICEVARTGRVALVRESGVDSTYLRGYSLPL encoded by the exons ATGGCGGCGACTACGACCGCTGCTGCTTCACTAGCTTGTGCCCACTTCTTAAATCAGAACAAGCTCTACGCGTTTCCGGCGAAAACTTCCGTGCAAGTCTCTCAAATCATCGACGGGAGGAAGATGAGAAGTGCCACTCTCTTCTCAGCCGCCTCTACCGACAAGGCCATCACCACTGCTCAGTCTGTCTCATCCACTGCATGTGACAG AGTGAGGAGGCATACGATCTCGGTGTTTGTGGGTGACGAGAGCGGTATAATCAACCGTATAGCGGGAGTGTTCGCTAGAAGAGGGTACAACATCGAGTCTCTCGCTGTGGGATTGAACGAAGACAAAGCTATGTTTACCATTGTTGTTCTTGGGACAGACAAAGTCTTGCAGCAAGTTGTAGAACAGCTTAACAAACTCGTCAACGTCATCAAG GTTGAAGATCTCTCCAAGGAGCCGCATGTGGAACGTGAGTTAATGCTGATTAAACTTAACGCTGATCCAACCACCCGCTCTGAG ATCATGTGGTTGGTGGATATCTTTAGAGCAAAAGTGGTGGATACTTCGGATCACACTCTAACGATCGAG GTAACTGGAGACCCAGGAAAGATGGTTGCACTAACAGCGAACTTAGAGAAGTTTGGGATAAAAGAAGTCGCTAGAACAGGGAAG ATTGCTCTGAGACGGGAAAAGATGGGAGAAACTGCTCCGTTCTGGAGATTTTCAGCTGGATCATACCCACACCTCGTAAACCAATCATCTCATGAGACTGTTGCAGAGAATACAAAGCGAGCGTTGACTGGTGGAAATGGCACTGCATCATCTGGG GGTGACGTCTATCCAGTGGAGCCTTATAATGATTTCAAACCGGTCCTTGACGCTCATTGGGGAGTGGTCTACGACGAAGAT TCGGATGGTCTGCGCTCCCACACATTATCTATACTTGTAGCCAACGTTCCTGGAGTTCTCAATTTAATAACCGGAGCTATCTCCAGGAGAGGGTATAACATTCAG AGTCTAGCTGTTGGTCCTGCTGAGAAAGAGGGCTTGTCTCGGATCACAACAGTTATCCCTGGAACTGATGAAAACATCGACAAGTTGGTGAGGCAGCTTCAGAAGCTGATTGATCTTCATGAG GTTCAAAATATAACCCACATGCCATTTGCGGAGCGTGAGCTGATGCTCATCAAAGTAGCTGCTCATACTTCTGCAAGGAGAGATGTTCTCGATATCGCTCAAGTGTTCCGAGCTAAAGCCATTGATGTCTCTGATCATACTATCACTCTTGAG GTTACGGGAGATATCAGAAAGATGGCTGCATTGCAAACGCAGTTAGAGGTCTACGGAATCTGTGAG GTGGCTAGGACAGGAAGAGTGGCATTGGTAAGAGAATCTGGAGTGGATTCGACCTACCTTCGTGGATACTCTCTTCCTTTGTAG
- the LOC106327583 gene encoding uncharacterized protein LOC106327583 → MGLLSNKISRDELKAGDHIYSWRSYIYTHHGIYVGDGKVIHFTRGGGLEIGTGTILDKIIVSSVPNHGGDNPCPDCGDQTDHNGVITSCLDCFLSGGNLYLFEYNVSKAIFLAKQRGGTCTIAASDPPEDVVDRAKFLLLRNGFGEYHLLDNNCEDFAIYCKTGLLVLSVTKSGSSSQVNSVCAAGGVVTLTLRALGVGTSGSLATASSPALTVSASTSALSTTLGAVATGVGAVALTGYGNYCISRLAYDVGVRKDVRKVPVEELVALMAVIQGKSESDNNNKIESKLN, encoded by the exons ATGGGATTGCTCTCGAACAAGATCTCCAGAGATGAACTCAAAGCAGGCGATCACATCTATTCATGGCGTTCTTACATCTATACCCATCACG GAATCTATGTAGGAGATGGGAAAGTCATCCATTTCACACGTGGAGGTGGTTTAGAGATCGGAACAGGGACTATTCTTGACAAGATCATCGTTAGTTCAGTTCCTAACCACGGAGGAGACAACCCTTGTCCTGATTGCGGAGACCAAACAGATCACAACGGTGTCATCACTTCTTGTCTTGACTGTTTTCTCTCCGGAGGAAACCTCTATCTCTTCGAGTACAATGTCTCCAAGGCCATCTTTCTCGCCAAGCAGCGAGGAGGTACCTGCACTATAGCAGCTTCAGATCCTCCTGAAGACGTCGTTGACCGCGCGAAGTTCCTCCTATTGAGAAATGGGTTTGGTGAGTATCATCTCTTGGACAACAACTGCGAAGATTTCGCCATTTATTGTAAAACTGGTTTGCTTGTGTTGTCGGTGACCAAGTCGGGGAGTAGTAGCCAGGTGAATTCGGTGTGTGCGGCGGGTGGTGTTGTTACTTTGACACTCAGGGCTTTAGGGGTGGGAACGAGTGGTTCCTTGGCGACAGCGTCGTCTCCAGCTTTGACGGTTTCTGCTTCAACGAGTGCTCTTTCTACGACGCTTGGAGCTGTAGCTACTGGTGTTGGAGCCGTGGCATTGACGGGATATGGTAATTACTGTATTAGTCGTTTGGCTTATGACGTTGGTGTGAGGAAAGATGTTCGTAAGGTCCCTGTGGAAGAGCTCGTAGCACTTATGGCAGTTATACAAGGGAAATCTGAATCAGACAACAACAACAAGATCGAGTCTAAACTTAATTAG
- the LOC106323198 gene encoding uncharacterized protein LOC106323198 has translation MGLFSTNKISRDDLKPGDHIYAWRKAYIYSHHGIYIGDGKVIHFTRGDGPSVREGSVLDKIIVSSVTNHGGYNPCPNCGKRSNTRGVISSCLDCFLARGDLHLFKYNVSLATFMTKLRGGTCTTAPSDPSDEVISRAKFLLMINGFGDYHLFKNNCEDFAMYCKTSLVVGQSYVLGRNGQANTVGLAACVARMLTPLVRNVIRLFSDVGMRKDAIKVPVESLVAWRNKDDTFVKRERRLQHTNKHSVLTFYKHIVKFRFVIFSKLC, from the exons ATGGGACTATTCTCCACCAACAAGATCTCCAGGGATGATCTGAAACCAGGAGACCACATCTATGCATGGCGTAAAGCTTATATCTATTCCCATCACG GGATCTACATAGGCGATGGAAAAGTCATTCATTTCACTCGTGGAGATGGTCCATCAGTCAGAGAGGGTAGTGTTTTGGACAAGATCATCGTTAGCTCAGTTACAAATCACGGAGGTTACAATCCTTGTCCTAACTGTGGCAAACGATCCAATACCCGTGGTGTAATCTCTTCTTGTCTTGATTGCTTTCTCGCCAGAGGAGACCTCCATCTCTTCAAGTACAATGTCTCTCTAGCCACCTTCATGACCAAGCTTCGAGGAGGTACTTGCACAACAGCACCTTCAGACCCTTCCGATGAAGTCATTTCCCGTGCGAAGTTCCTCTTAATGATAAACGGGTTTGGTGACTACCATCTTTTCAAGAACAACTGTGAAGATTTCGCCATGTACTGTAAGACTAGTTTGGTGGTCGGTCAAAGCTATGTGCTTGGAAGAAACGGTCAAGCCAATACGGTGGGTTTAGCTGCTTGCGTAGCACGCATGCTTACTCCTTTGGTCAGAAATGTTATTCGTCTCTTCTCCGACGTTGGTATGCGAAAGGATGCTATCAAAGTGCCTGTCGAGAGCCTCGTTGCATGGCGGAATAAGGACGATACATTTGTTAAGAGAGAAAGAAGACTGCAACATACAAATAAACATAGTGTTTTAACATTTTACAAACATATTGTAAAATTTCGATTCGTGATATTTAGTAAATTATGTTAA
- the LOC106322469 gene encoding biotin carboxyl carrier protein of acetyl-CoA carboxylase 1, chloroplastic gives MASSPFSLTSPAASVYGATQTSSQLPLPTTRSRLPRRVSFRLSAKPKLRFLSKPSRSSYPMVKAQSNQVGGGASSNVSAPAKLDEPSAKEKNASSSSSSADLATEESISEFLTQVTTLVKLVDSRDIVELQLKQLDCELVIRKKEALPQPPQSPAPYVMMQQPNQPSYVQSAPPPPAPAAASPAPSSTPASSPPPSPPSPAKSSLPTVKSPMAGTFYRSPGPGEPPFIKVGDKVQKGQVLCIVEAMKLMNEIESDQTGTVVDIVAEDGKPVSLDTPLFVVQP, from the exons ATGGCGTCTTCTCCGTTCTCCCTCACCTCTCCGGCTGCTTCCGTCTATGGAGCCACCCAAACCTCGTCGCAGTTACCTCTCCCAACCACTCGCTCTCGTCTCCCTCGCAGAGTTTCCTTCCGTCTCTCCGCCAAGCCTAAGCTTCGCTTTCTCTCCAAG CCTAGTCGCAGTAGCTACCCTATGGTGAAAGCCCAATCTAACCAG GTTGGTGGAGGTGCATCATCAAATGTTTCAGCTCCTGCAAAACTTGATGAGCCATCAGCTAAAGAAAAGAATGCTTCTTCTTCTTCTTCTTCAGCTGATTTAGCTACAGAGGAGTCTATCTCTGAGTTCTTGACCCAAGTAACAACTCTTGTCAA GCTTGTGGATTCTAGAGACATTGTTGAGTTGCAGTTGAAACAACTCGACTGCGAGCTTGTCATTCGGAAAAAGGAAGCTTTACCTCAGCCGCCTCAATCCCCTGCGCCTTATGTTATGATGCAGCAACCAAACCAACCATCTTATGTGCAATCAGCCCCTCCTCCTCCTGCACCTGCTGCTGCCTCACCTGCGCCTTCTTCTACCCCAGCCTCCTCGCCTCCACCATCCCCACCTAGTCCTGCGAAATCGTCGCTTCCAACTGTTAAAAGTCCCATGGCAGGCACTTTTTACCGTAGTCCAGGACCTGGTGAACCACCCTTTATCAAG GTTGGAGACAAAGTGCAGAAGGGACAAGTTCTATGCATCGTTGAAGCCATGAAGTTAATGAATGAAATAGAG TCTGATCAAACGGGAACGGTAGTCGATATCGTTGCAGAAGATGGCAAGCCTGTTAGCCTTGACACT CCTCTGTTTGTGGTTCAACCGTAG
- the LOC106327467 gene encoding sister chromatid cohesion 1 protein 4-like, with the protein MFYSQFILAKKGPLGTIWIAAHLERKLRKNQIADTDIGVSVDSILFPEAPIALRLSSHLLLGVVRIYSKKVNYLFDDCSEALLKVKQAFRSAAVDLPPEESTAPYHSITLPETFDLDDFELPDNELFQGNYVDHHVSTREQITLQDTMDGVVYSTSQFGLDERFGDGDTSQAALELDEEVFQDKEVIGSDDEEVQGTDHNAYMVAATPEIKDDMVGVSDAIPRDFNQEQVEDLALRNEVIEDAQAPQTPGLVEVPNSSSVREQLASDDHMEVEDLNAEERSKASGEPVANEMLNDLTSEYNEGESAVTPMEVDKSLIDENVNSQNKPEEERAEHVHATSPCCSHTRAEMEECPGQAITEAGTNVVAYKSDAEPCLTQDPKDPVEENQDHFAIASATEVNHETDSRPEEQLNNADATDEQLGNLTGSTYSDVPAPEKVLAAPPNRLGDDNGFMVESTTPDGTCNEDARNNNITGKKRTFTESTLTAESLNSVESVGLVQSKRTADSSVPDDDDLLSSILVGKSSFLKMRSTPVVEKATTKRLRASAPRSTATKRKVLMDDPMVLPGDVIREQLINTESIRRVRKKAPCTVSEILMLQRQALEDGLLKEPIFTGMSVELVSLHNEPYDLRGIMVIENDDRRACAGVVEGNECSVRAVEDNATEESSDPQAHPNDSEEQPAEAQTTHSQDQQIINQQEEVKDDNDLGETRCDFEVSKEDIGAAVAVGVTLVVNDEICQPSEDKLDHVDSVEVEGCHGNHDGGLGGQDICDVIEIAEGDVDDNAVLNETDFKAEDELPSEDKKTDASAEVSEFWIDDQTPCDITVGSIETGCLAADDFSNPALETCNEPLMEANNDGVNPHNEMFNEEGYMQSAPDAEPSSGVGLMGDNVEMDTMEVAHDTGFLNVDDDEVDEDHEDDDGIQDDDETRLLENSGWSSRTRAVGKYLQTIFDKEAENGKNVVVADKLLAGKTRKEASRMFFETLVLKTRDYIQVEQAKPYESIIIKPRPKLTKSIF; encoded by the exons ATGTTTTATTCACAGTTTATATTAGCTAAGAAAGGACCACTTGGGACAATATGGATCGCTGCCCATTTGGAGAGGAAGCTTCGAAAGAATCAGATCGCTGATACTGACATTGGTGTCTCCGTTG ATTCTATTCTCTTTCCGGAAGCTCCAATTGCGTTGCGTTTGTCCAGCCATCTTCTCCTTGGTGTGGTTCGTATATATTCCAAAAAGGTGAACTACCTATTCGATGATTGCAGCGAGGCGTTGCTTAAGGTGAAACAAGCTTTTCGCTCCGCTGCTGTTGACTTACCCCCTGAAGAGTCCACTGCACCGTATCACTCCATTACTTTGCCTGAGACTTTTGATCTTGATGATTTTGAGCTCCCTGACAATGAGCTCTTCCAGGG TAATTACGTTGATCATCATGTTAGTACAAGAGAGCAGATCACTCTTCAGGATACCATGGATGGTGTTGTATACTCAACATCGCAGTTTGGATTAGATG AGAGATTTGGTGATGGCGACACTTCTCAAGCTGCTTTGGAGCTTGACGAG GAAGTATTCCAGGACAAGGAAGTTATTGGATCCGACGATGAGGAAGTTCAAGG CACTGATCACAATGCATATATGGTTGCGGCAACTCCGGAGATAAAGGATGACATGGTAGGAGTTTCTGATGCCATCCCCAGAGATTTCAATCAAGAGCAG GTTGAAGATCTAGCTTTGCGTAATGAGGTCATTGAAGATGCTCAAGCTCCTCAAACCCCTGGGTTGGTTGAGGTGCCAAACTCGTCCAGCGTCAGAGAGCAGCTGGCAAGCGATGATCACATGGAGGTAGAGGATCTGAATGCAGAAGAACGTAGCAAGGCCTCTGGAGAGCCGGTTGCTAATGAGATGCTTAATGACCTGACCTCTGAATATAATGAAGGAGAATCTGCAGTTACTCCCATGGAGGTGGATAAGTCGCTGATTGATGAAAATGTCAACTCACAAAACAAGCCGGAGGAGGAGAGGGCAGAGCATGTACATGCTACATCGCCATGTTGTTCTCACACCAGGGCAGAGATGGAGGAGTGTCCTGGTCAAGCAATCACTGAGGCAGGAACCAATGTTGTGGCGTATAAGTCAGATGCTGAGCCTTGTTTAACTCAAGACCCTAAAGATCCTGTAGAAGAGAACCAAG ATCATTTTGCCATTGCGTCAGCCACTGAGGTCAATCATGAAACAGATTCTAGGCCAGAGGAGCAGCTGAATAACGCAGACGCAACTGATGAGCAATTGGGAAACCTGACTGGATCTACTTATTCTGATGTGCCTGCACCTGAAAAGGTATTAGCTGCACCACCTAACAGACTGGGAGATGACAACGGTTTCATGGTTGAATCTACTACACCAGATGGCACATGTAACGAGGATGCAAGAAACAATAACATTACTGGGAAGAAACGCACTTTCACTGAGAGCACCTTAACTGCAGAGAGTCTGAACTCTGTTGAGTCAGTTGGACTGGTTCAGTCCAAGAGAACTGCAGATTCTTCTGTTCCTGATGATGATGACTTGTTGTCTTCTATCTTAG TTGGAAAGTCATCTTTTCTGAAGATGAGGTCTACACCTGTAGTTGAAAAAGCAACTACAAAACGGTTAAGAGCTTCTGCTCCTCGTTCTACTGCCACAAAGAGGAAGGTTCTAATGGATGACCCTATGGTCTTGCCTGGCGA TGTTATACGGGAACAGCTGATAAACACTGAAAGTATACGCCGTGTGCGAAAGAAGGCGCCTTGCACTGTTTCCGAGATCTTAATGCTTCAAAGGCAGGCTTTGGAGGATGGACTCTTGAAGGAGCCTATATTCACTG GTATGTCAGTGGAGTTAGTATCTCTACACAATGAGCCGTATGATCTTAGAGGAATCATGGTAATCGAAAATGATGATCGTCGTGCTTGTGCTGGAGTGGTGGAAGGTAATGAATGTTCTGTCAGGGCTGTTGAAGATAATGCGACTGAAGAAAGCTCTGATCCTCAAGCTCACCCTAATGACTCTGAGGAACAACCTGCTGAGGCTCAGACTACTCACTCACAGGACCAACAAATCATAAACCAACAGGAAGAAGTGAAAGACGATAATGATCTTGGTGAAACAAGATGTGACTTTGAAGTTTCAAAAGAGGACATCGGAGCTGCAGTTGCTGTTGGAGTAACTCTTGTAGTGAATGACGAGATCTGTCAACCATCTGAGGACAAACTCGATCATGTAGACAGTGTAGAGGTGGAAGGATGCCATGGAAACCATGATGGAGGGCTAGGCGGTCAAGATATTTGTGATGTTATCGAAATTGCTGAAGGCGATGTGGATGACAACGCCGTTCTCAATGAAACAGACTTTAAAGCTGAAGATGAGCTTCCAAGTGAAGATAAGAAGACGGATGCATCAGCTGAAGTCAGCGAGTTTTGGATAGACGACCAAACTCCATGCGATATCACAGTTGGTTCTATTGAAACTGGATGCTTAGCAGCTGATGATTTTAGTAATCCGGCTTTGGAAACTTGCAACGAACCTCTAATGGAAGCAAATAATGATGGGGTGAATCCACATAATGAGATGTTTAATGAGGAGGGTTATATGCAAAGTGCACCAGATGCAGAACCTTCTTCTGGCGTTGGTCTTATGGGAGACAATGTT GAAATGGATACCATGGAAGTGGCACATGACACAG GATTTTTGAACGTGGATGATGATGAAGTAGATGAAGATCATGAGGACGACGATGGTATACAAGATGATGATGAGACTCGTCTTCTAGAGAACAGTGGATGGTCTTCTCGTACCAG GGCTGTGGGGAAGTATCTCCAGACGATCTTTGATAAAGAAGCTGAGAATGGGAAGAATGTTGTTGTAGCAGACAAACTTTTAGCTGGGAAAACCCGTAAAGAAGCATCTAGAATGTTTTTTGAAACCCTG GTTTTGAAAACAAGAGATTACATCCAAGTTGAACAAGCTAAGCCTTACGAAAGCATAATCATAAAACCGCGACCAAAACTCACCAAATCCATCTTCTAA
- the LOC106324740 gene encoding thioredoxin F2, chloroplastic, which translates to MALSLRIAPPPVSLRYSPAPSTPSGGGLRPAKQRRRIPNSGVAAKTGSCSGVGGVLDLRKRIGGSCVARCSLETVNVSVGEVTEVDRDTFWPVVKAAGDKLVVLDMYTQWCGPCKVMAPKYKELSEKYQDMVFLKLDCNEENKPVAQELGIRVVPTFKILKDNKVIKEVVGAKFDELLAAIEAARSG; encoded by the exons ATGGCTCTCTCTCTCCGAATCGCTCCGCCACCGGTATCTCTCCGTTACTCTCCGGCTCCGTCCACCCCGTCCGGCGGAGGATTACGTCCGGCGAAGCAGCGCCGCCGGATCCCGAACTCGGGCGTCGCGGCGAAAACAGGATCCTGTTCTGGCGTTGGTGGTGTGTTAGATTTAAGGAAGAGGATCGGCGGTTCCTGTGTGGCGAGGTGTAGCTTAGAAACGGTGAATGTCAGTGTCGGCGAGGTGACTGAGGTTGACAGGGACACGTTTTGGCCAGTTGTCAAAGCCGCTGGTGACAAGCTTGTTGTCCTCGACATGTACACTCAGTG GTGTGGTCCATGCAAAGTTATGGCTCCTAAATACAAAGAGCTATCAGAGAAGTACCAGGACATGGTGTTTCTTAAGCTTGACTGCAACGAAGAAAACAAG CCAGTGGCACAGGAGCTAGGAATTAGAGTGGTTCCAACCTTTAAGATCTTGAAGGACAACAAGGTGATAAAGGAAGTGGTCGGGGCAAAATTTGATGAGTTGCTTGCAGCCATTGAGGCAGCGAGGTCAGGCTGA